One window of the Eucalyptus grandis isolate ANBG69807.140 chromosome 8, ASM1654582v1, whole genome shotgun sequence genome contains the following:
- the LOC104457028 gene encoding E3 ubiquitin-protein ligase SP1, whose amino-acid sequence MIPWGGLSCCLSAAALYVLGRSSGRDAEALKCVFRVNQLKELAQLLDTECKVLPLVVTLCGRVGSDTPINCEYSGLRGVIVEETAEQHFLKHNDAGSWIQDSALMLSMSKEVPWYLDDGTGRAYVLGARGASGFELNIASEVFEESGRSLVRGTLDYLQGLKMLGVKRIERLLPVGSSLTVVGEAVKDDIGTVRIQRPHKGPFYVSPKTIDQLISNLGKWARWYRYASYGFTVFGICLIAKRAIQYIMERKRRWELQRRVLAAVARRSEQDTEGTDDKTKNAPDSAKRDRSMPDLCVICLEQEYNSVFVPCGHMCCCTTCSLQLTNCPLCRRRIEQAVKTFRH is encoded by the exons ATGATTCCCTGGGGCGGCCTGAGCTGTTGCCTGAGCGCGGCGGCTCTGTACGTGCTCGGCAGGAGCAGCGGAAG GGATGCGGAGGCTTTGAAGTGTGTTTTTCGGGTGAACCAGTTGAAGGAATTAG CACAGCTTTTGGATACGGAATGTAAGGTGTTACCTTTGGTTGTCACACTTTGTGGAAGAGTTGGCTCTGACACGCCAATTAATTGTGAATATAGTGGTCTACGGGGTGTGATAGTGGAGGAGACG GCAGAGCAACACTTTCTGAAGCACAATGATGCTGGTTCTTGGATTCAAGACTCTGCGTTGATGCTATCTATGAGTAAAGAAGTTCCTTGGTACCTG GATGATGGTACTGGCCGTGCTTATGTATTGGGGGCCCGAGGAGCCTCAGGTTTTGAACTAAACATTGCAAGTGAAGTGTTTGAAGAGTCTGGACGATCTCTTGTACGAGGAACATTAGATTATCTTCAGGGTCTCAAG ATGCTTGGGGTCAAGAGGATTGAGCGCCTTCTTCCTGTTGGTTCCTCCTTGACTGTTGTTGGTGAG GCTGTCAAAGATGATATTGGGACGGTGCGGATCCAGAGACCACACAAGGGGCCCTTTTATGTATCTCCTAAAACTATTGACCAGCTCATTTCAAATCTTGGCAAATGGGCTAG GTGGTATAGGTATGCTTCCTATGGGTTTACAGTGTTCGGCATTTGTTTGATTGCAAAACGAGCTATCCAATACATCATGGAGAGAAAGCGACGCTGGGAATTGCAGCGAAG GGTTCTTGCAGCTGTTGCTAGGAGATCAGAACAAGATACTGAAG GCACAGATGACAAGACCAAGAATGCACCAGACAGTGCTAAGAGAGACCGTTCGATGCCAGATCTCTgtgtcatatgccttgagcagGAGTACAATTCCGTCTTTGTCCC GTGTGGGCATATGTGTTGCTGTACAACATGCTCATTGCAGTTGACAAATTGTCCACTTTGTCGGCGGCGGATTGAGCAAGCTGTGAAGACCTTCCGCCATTGA
- the LOC104457029 gene encoding E3 ubiquitin-protein ligase SP1, which produces MLIKSSPCRVLAAVARRSEQDTEGTDDKIKNAPDSAKRDRSMPDLCVICLEQEYNSVFVPCGHMCCCTTCSLQLTNCPLCRRQIEQAVKTFRH; this is translated from the exons ATGTTGATTAAGTCTTCTCCATGCAGGGTTCTTGCAGCTGTTGCTAGGAGATCAGAACAAGATACTGAAG GCACAGATGACAAGATCAAGAATGCACCAGACAGTGCTAAGAGAGACCGTTCGATGCCAGATCTCTgtgtcatatgccttgagcagGAGTACAATTCCGTCTTTGTCCC GTGTGGGCATATGTGTTGCTGTACAACATGCTCATTGCAGTTGACAAATTGTCCACTTTGTCGGCGGCAGATTGAGCAAGCTGTGAAGACCTTCCGCCATTGA
- the LOC104416563 gene encoding aluminum-activated malate transporter 14, giving the protein MMRSSVVFPIGEEGEGASRRTLENRPSAVAAFLRRVNGEHDNRRVVHGVKVGIALVLASVVSSVGPLYKFVKEDAVWAVMTVVVMFEFYAGATLSKGLNRAAGTLSGGMLGCLSVILAKFIPGQVGSTIGVGTAVFISGAAATYARSIPCIKRKYDYGGMIFILSFSLVAVSGIQSQDAKGILKIALQRLGTVTIGFWASILTSLFIFPIWAGAELHTSMAPKFELLACSMEGLLERYFEVGADKDSKADGNFKSCRPVLNSKAKDESLALFAKWEKWNWKFGLSYPWDKYLKIGELLRELAATIVALEVCIKSSRQPAADVRRLIKEPCELVASSLTMTLRELGESIMNMRRCQSNVRAVQKLRTSWLVLRLYKSPAKLEHVCDPGQDLAVSSFVFLLTEMVEKLEWLVKEVEELGDLAKFKINDI; this is encoded by the exons ATGATGAGGTCTTCTGTGGTGTTCCCGAttggagaggaaggagaaggggcCTCTCGGAGGACCCTCGAGAATCGTCCCTCAGCCGTCGCGGCTTTCCTGAGAAGAGTGAACGGCGAGCATGACAATAGAAGAGTAGTCCATGGTGTCAAGGTCGGGATCGCGCTCGTTTTGGCCTCGGTTGTCTCCTCTGTAGGTCCGCTCTACAAGTTTGTTAAGGAAGATGCCGTGTGGGCTGTCATGACCGTGGTGGTCATGTTCGAGTTCTATGCAG GCGCGACATTGAGCAAGGGATTGAACCGTGCGGCGGGGACTTTATCGGGTGGCATGTTGGGGTGCCTGTCGGTGATCTTAGCTAAATTCATTCCCGGCCAGGTCGGGAGCACCATTGGCGTTGGCACCGCGGTATTCATCTCCG GTGCTGCGGCTACATATGCTCGGTCAATTCCTTGCATAAAGAGGAAATACGACTACGGTGGCATGATCTTCATCCTCAGCTTTAGTCTGGTAGCCGTGTCCGGTATCCAATCCCAAGACGCCAAGGGAATCCTGAAGATCGCCCTTCAGCGCCTTGGGACGGTCACGATCGGGTTTTGGGCCTCCATTTTAACGAGCTTGTTCATCTTCCCTATTTGGGCTGGCGCTGAACTTCACACATCCATGGCcccaaaattcgagctcctTGCTTGTTCGATGGAAG GACTATTGGAGAGGTACTTTGAGGTGGGAGCCGATAAGGACAGCAAGGCTGACGGAAACTTCAAAAGCTGCAGACCGGTTCTGAATTCGAAAGCAAAGGACGAGTCCCTG GCGCTTTTTGCGAAATGGGAAAAGTGGAACTGGAAATTTGGGCTATCTTATCCATGGGACAAGTATCTAAAGATTGGAGAGCTTCTTAGGGAGTTAGCAGCCACCATTGTTGCACTTGAAGTTTGTATTAAGTCTTCTAGGCAG CCGGCCGCAGATGTAAGACGGTTGATCAAGGAACCTTGCGAACTGGTTGCGTCATCCCTCACGATGACTCTCCGGGAGCTTGGGGAGAGCATCATGAATATGAGAAGGTGCCAATCGAATGTGCGAGCCGTGCAAAAGCTCAGGACGTCATGGCTTGTACTGAGGCTCTACAAGTCTCCCGCCAAGCTCGAGCATGTCTGCGACCCAGGCCAGGATCTCGCTGTCTCGTCCTTCGTGTTCTTACTCACAGAGATGGTGGAGAAGCTGGAATGGCTGGTGAAGGAGGTGGAAGAGCTTGGTGACCTCGCTAAATTCAAGATTAATGATatataa